A window of Rhizobium acidisoli contains these coding sequences:
- a CDS encoding AsmA family protein gives MSTSRHRRWRRKIGPVSRWLPAFARLSTVFLLIALALFVALRVAAPYLITTGFVRSGIEDALSKWTGYHAEIKGSPVLEFWPTPRITLNQITIRQPRESGDKLLGSIDSLSADFSLIDALRGRTSFHEFHLVRPNLALTRDENGLIDWSYAGLLARAISGVRTENGAEVLDPDLDAEIGAVTVEDGALAVTDIKTAKTYRFDSVTADIAWPRLSGAISAVVIARINGEDLKVDFASRQPLLVFAGRNAETRTSLTSNLLTAHFQGIANIASLLALSGNITASIPDMPALLTWSGKSIPGIATLKSASLESDIMSSGNGLRFNNLSLSLNEASATGVMDLFTQPGKRPKIGGTLAFDQMNLKPFLDAFALRLAAGEAEEISAGINGPLRLLDVDVRLSARRAQMGLFELSDVGASMIVAGGEAKFDIGDSRFEGGEMTAHLEATQRDFDGGGKLQLSIRDADFAALAERLQLKGPLPLATGSLDLDLQSPKAIWTTGLADVTGKLHFWTREGIIPGIDAAALRTQAAEKPFFPLSAAAGGAFAFNQLNVQADFANGSAEMHDAQIAGTAETLTLSGVITYQSNGLALSGSLEATDPAKAADLPLLPFFIGGSWPNPVISPVPLFGTTPHAQ, from the coding sequence ATGAGCACGTCAAGACATCGCAGGTGGCGCAGGAAGATCGGACCCGTTTCGCGCTGGCTTCCGGCCTTCGCCCGTCTGTCGACAGTGTTCCTGCTGATCGCGCTGGCACTGTTCGTGGCGCTGAGGGTCGCCGCACCCTATCTCATCACCACCGGTTTCGTGCGCTCGGGCATCGAGGACGCGCTGTCGAAATGGACGGGCTACCATGCCGAAATCAAGGGCAGTCCGGTTCTCGAATTCTGGCCGACGCCGCGCATCACGCTGAACCAGATCACCATCCGCCAGCCGCGTGAAAGCGGCGACAAGCTGCTCGGCAGCATCGACAGCCTGTCGGCCGATTTCAGCCTTATCGATGCGCTGAGAGGCCGCACCAGCTTCCACGAATTCCACCTGGTGCGCCCCAACCTGGCGCTGACGCGCGACGAAAATGGCCTGATCGACTGGAGTTATGCCGGCCTGCTTGCCCGCGCGATCAGCGGCGTGCGCACCGAAAACGGCGCCGAGGTGCTCGATCCCGATCTCGACGCCGAGATCGGCGCGGTGACGGTCGAAGACGGCGCGCTTGCGGTGACCGACATCAAGACCGCCAAGACCTATCGTTTCGACAGCGTCACCGCGGATATCGCCTGGCCGAGACTGTCCGGCGCGATCTCGGCTGTTGTCATCGCCCGGATCAACGGCGAGGACCTGAAGGTCGATTTCGCCTCGCGCCAGCCGCTGCTTGTCTTTGCCGGCCGCAATGCCGAAACGCGGACGTCGCTGACATCGAACCTCTTGACGGCGCACTTCCAGGGCATTGCCAACATCGCCAGCCTTTTGGCGCTTTCCGGCAATATCACCGCCAGCATTCCCGATATGCCGGCGCTTCTTACATGGTCGGGCAAATCCATCCCCGGCATCGCCACGCTGAAGAGCGCCTCGCTGGAATCCGACATCATGTCGTCGGGCAACGGACTGCGCTTCAACAATCTCAGCCTGTCGCTGAACGAAGCGAGCGCCACCGGGGTGATGGATCTTTTCACCCAACCGGGCAAACGGCCGAAGATTGGCGGCACGCTCGCCTTCGACCAGATGAACCTCAAGCCGTTTCTCGACGCCTTTGCGCTGAGACTCGCCGCCGGTGAGGCGGAGGAGATCTCGGCGGGCATAAACGGGCCGCTGCGGCTGCTCGATGTCGATGTCAGGCTTTCGGCGCGGCGCGCCCAGATGGGTCTCTTCGAGCTTTCCGATGTCGGCGCCAGCATGATCGTTGCCGGTGGCGAAGCGAAATTCGACATCGGCGACAGCCGGTTCGAGGGCGGCGAGATGACCGCGCATCTGGAAGCGACCCAGCGCGACTTCGACGGCGGCGGCAAGCTGCAGCTGTCGATCCGCGATGCCGATTTCGCAGCCCTTGCCGAGCGCCTGCAACTGAAGGGACCGCTGCCGCTGGCGACCGGATCGCTCGATCTCGACCTGCAATCACCGAAGGCGATCTGGACCACCGGTCTTGCCGACGTCACCGGCAAGCTGCACTTCTGGACAAGGGAAGGCATTATCCCCGGCATCGATGCCGCAGCACTGAGGACGCAGGCAGCCGAAAAGCCGTTCTTTCCGCTGAGTGCTGCGGCAGGCGGCGCTTTCGCTTTCAACCAGTTGAACGTGCAGGCCGATTTCGCCAACGGTTCCGCCGAGATGCATGATGCCCAAATTGCCGGCACGGCCGAGACCCTGACGCTTTCCGGCGTCATCACCTATCAGTCGAACGGGCTGGCGCTGTCCGGATCGCTCGAAGCGACCGATCCGGCCAAGGCGGCGGATCTGCCGCTCTTGCCGTTCTTTATCGGCGGCTCATGGCCGAACCCGGTGATCTCGCCGGTACCGCTCTTCGGCACCACACCCCACGCGCAGTAG
- a CDS encoding ABC transporter permease, with protein MLKWTRFNIVSVTLGFAFLYLPIVLLVIFSFNESKLVTVWGGFSTKWYVSLLSNQGLLDAAWVTIRVGLLSATLATILGTMAALTLVRYTRFRGRMLFSGMIYAPLVMPDVITGLSLLLLFVAIGFDRGFWTITLAHTTLTMCFVAVVVQSRLLSFDRSIEEAAQDLGAPPVRTFFEITLPIIAPAVVSGWILAFTLSLDDLVIASFTSGPGATTLPMRIYSQVRLGVTPEINAVCTILIGIVAVGVICASIVTKRREIQRQRDERAAAAGA; from the coding sequence ATGCTGAAATGGACCCGCTTCAACATCGTCTCCGTCACCCTCGGCTTTGCCTTCCTCTACCTGCCGATCGTGCTTCTGGTGATCTTCTCCTTCAACGAATCGAAGCTCGTCACCGTCTGGGGCGGCTTCTCAACCAAATGGTATGTCTCGCTGCTCTCCAACCAGGGCCTGCTCGACGCCGCCTGGGTGACGATCCGTGTCGGCCTGCTGTCGGCGACGCTCGCCACCATCCTCGGCACGATGGCGGCGCTGACGCTGGTGCGCTACACCCGCTTTCGCGGCCGCATGCTGTTTTCGGGCATGATCTACGCGCCGCTTGTCATGCCTGACGTCATCACCGGCCTGTCGCTGCTGCTGCTCTTCGTCGCGATCGGCTTCGACCGCGGTTTCTGGACGATCACGCTGGCGCATACGACGCTGACCATGTGCTTCGTCGCCGTCGTCGTGCAGTCGCGCCTCTTAAGCTTCGATCGTTCGATCGAGGAAGCGGCGCAGGATCTCGGCGCGCCGCCGGTGCGCACCTTTTTCGAGATCACTCTGCCGATCATCGCGCCGGCCGTGGTCTCAGGCTGGATCCTGGCCTTCACCCTGTCGCTCGACGATCTGGTGATCGCGAGCTTCACCTCGGGGCCGGGCGCCACCACGCTGCCGATGCGGATCTACAGCCAGGTGCGCCTCGGCGTGACGCCGGAGATCAACGCGGTCTGCACCATCCTGATCGGCATCGTTGCGGTCGGCGTCATCTGCGCCTCGATCGTCACCAAGCGCCGCGAAATCCAGCGCCAGCGGGACGAGCGTGCGGCCGCCGCCGGCGCCTGA
- a CDS encoding acetoacetate--CoA ligase yields MQDNRPLWVPSAEAVARSPIHAFMARCNADFGLSLSGFEDLHAWSVAERENFWSAVWDFCGVKGERGAEVLINGDRMLEARFFPNATLNFAENLLAGRGDGDAIIFRGEDKVEGRWSWDRLRALVSKLQQAFKAQGVGEGDRIAAMMPNMPETVAAMLAAASIGAIWSSCSPDFGEQGVLDRFGQIGPKLFIACDAYWYSGKLQDVGAKVAAVAKSLAAPTIVVHYAGDAEAVARATPGASTLETFVAPYQAKEVEFTPLAFAHPLYILFSSGTTGVPKCIVHSAGGTLLQHLKEQRLHCGLKAGEKLFYFTTCGWMMWNWLVSGLASGATLCLFDGSPFAPDGNVLFDYAAAENFAIFGTSAKYIDAVRKSGLTPRTSHDLSSLRLMTSTGSPLSPEGFTFVYEGIKADVQLASISGGTDIVSCFVLGNPLQPVWRGEIQGAGLGLAVDVWNDDGKPVRGEKGELVCTKAFPSMPVMFWNDPDGAKYRAAYFDRFDNVWCHGDFAEWTEHGGLVIHGRSDATLNPGGVRIGTAEIYNQVEQMEEVAEALCIGQEWDDDVRVILFVRLAPGVTLTEDLIKAIKTRIRTGASPRHVPAKIIAVADIPRTKSGKIVELAVREVVHNRPVKNQEALANPEALRLFAGLEELKD; encoded by the coding sequence ATGCAGGATAACAGACCACTTTGGGTGCCCTCGGCGGAAGCCGTTGCAAGAAGCCCGATCCACGCCTTCATGGCGCGCTGCAATGCCGATTTCGGGCTTTCGCTTTCGGGCTTTGAAGATCTGCATGCCTGGTCGGTGGCCGAGCGGGAGAATTTCTGGTCGGCCGTCTGGGATTTCTGCGGCGTGAAGGGGGAGCGCGGCGCAGAGGTGCTCATTAATGGCGACCGCATGCTGGAGGCTCGCTTCTTTCCAAATGCGACGCTGAACTTCGCCGAGAACCTGCTGGCCGGCCGCGGCGATGGCGATGCCATCATCTTCCGCGGCGAGGACAAGGTCGAGGGTCGCTGGTCGTGGGACCGGCTGCGGGCGCTGGTCTCGAAGCTGCAGCAGGCTTTCAAGGCGCAGGGCGTCGGTGAAGGCGATCGTATTGCTGCGATGATGCCGAACATGCCGGAGACCGTCGCCGCCATGCTGGCGGCCGCCTCGATCGGCGCTATCTGGTCGTCCTGCTCCCCCGATTTCGGCGAGCAGGGTGTGCTCGACCGCTTCGGCCAGATCGGCCCGAAGCTGTTCATCGCCTGCGATGCCTATTGGTATTCCGGCAAGCTGCAGGATGTCGGCGCCAAGGTCGCCGCGGTCGCCAAGAGCCTCGCTGCCCCCACGATCGTCGTCCACTATGCCGGGGATGCCGAGGCGGTGGCGCGCGCAACGCCTGGGGCTTCGACGCTGGAAACCTTCGTCGCGCCCTATCAGGCCAAAGAGGTCGAGTTCACGCCGCTTGCCTTTGCCCATCCACTCTACATTCTCTTCTCCTCCGGCACCACGGGCGTGCCGAAATGCATCGTCCATTCGGCCGGCGGCACGCTGTTGCAGCATCTCAAGGAGCAGCGGCTGCATTGCGGCCTTAAGGCCGGCGAGAAGCTCTTCTACTTCACCACCTGCGGCTGGATGATGTGGAACTGGCTGGTCAGCGGTCTTGCCAGCGGCGCCACGCTCTGCCTGTTCGACGGTTCGCCTTTCGCGCCGGATGGCAATGTGCTGTTCGACTACGCCGCGGCCGAGAACTTCGCGATCTTCGGCACCTCTGCGAAATATATCGATGCGGTGCGCAAAAGCGGGCTGACGCCGCGCACGAGCCACGATCTTTCCAGCCTGCGGCTTATGACCTCGACCGGTTCGCCGCTGTCGCCTGAGGGCTTCACCTTCGTCTACGAGGGCATCAAGGCGGATGTGCAGCTCGCCTCGATCTCCGGCGGCACCGATATCGTCTCCTGCTTCGTGCTCGGCAATCCGCTGCAGCCGGTCTGGCGCGGCGAGATCCAGGGGGCCGGCCTCGGCCTTGCGGTCGATGTCTGGAACGATGACGGCAAGCCGGTGCGCGGCGAAAAGGGTGAACTCGTCTGCACCAAGGCCTTCCCGTCGATGCCGGTGATGTTCTGGAACGATCCCGACGGCGCCAAATATCGCGCCGCCTATTTCGACCGGTTCGACAATGTCTGGTGCCATGGCGATTTTGCCGAATGGACCGAGCATGGCGGCCTCGTCATCCACGGCCGTTCGGATGCGACGCTCAATCCCGGCGGCGTGCGCATCGGCACGGCCGAGATTTATAATCAGGTGGAGCAAATGGAGGAAGTGGCCGAGGCGCTGTGCATCGGCCAGGAGTGGGACGACGACGTGCGCGTCATCCTCTTCGTTCGCCTTGCCCCCGGCGTGACGCTGACCGAGGATCTGATCAAGGCGATCAAGACGCGGATCCGCACCGGCGCCTCGCCGCGGCACGTGCCGGCCAAGATCATCGCGGTCGCCGATATCCCCCGCACCAAATCCGGCAAGATCGTCGAGCTTGCGGTGCGCGAGGTCGTTCACAACAGGCCGGTGAAAAACCAGGAAGCGCTCGCCAATCCCGAGGCGTTGCGGCTCTTTGCCGGGCTGGAGGAACTCAAGGATTGA
- a CDS encoding PAS domain-containing sensor histidine kinase translates to MPAVQYPFIDIAVHARVRERFSRGEAMVLFSADLARLLWANGAGAELFGHAAVYDLLDQGVDRTDITFRQLETAARQLADIGDHRSLMIRVAKGFQRVQVQAAAELIRLSSGEKAMLFSVPVSAKPLTSGASAAQMLQGLDDPDTHMAVIGADGDVIAASPGFASLGISAQTAKTLINLAGAHPDRLVKRPVATGRGNLPAAVGKLSDEPALNLLFAVETAIGHLDPVDAAASDPIDTPALDLIDAPVQEDSVPPAEDFRDEPVAATGFTEIIEAVSGIEEVEETLEDITGENDQPAESTAATADEMADEAGLPEDAKPESDAGVIDSSADEAHEPAAIIEDDLASITATAEPPVEAGEAPVEEAPEAVHEEPVVAPPMVADASPAPELAAAPGFVFRPNSRATRFVWKIDAEGRFNEVSHEFAEAVGPHASEIIGSAFGDVAALFNLDPDGKLAEALARRDTWSGKTILWPVEGTSLVVPVDLAALPTYTRNRDFDGFRGFGVVRLSDAQEDPLALGLTLGPDGVGHDAASLGPVPETVAEAAHEVPAAQEEVPSEPALPDEVEDQAPAVSEPQPETEPAPEQIAAEQASIVQASDEPPFQPSASETADDSAESGDISAVEPTAEMSNEPPALRISETPNRRFSDKIVQLHNSGAALTAAEQANFREIAKRLEAFGASKDEPAGPGRSDPAATETASFEEASGAEDLKAETPIADKAEAPSLEEIAPQEAIFENAADAQRDDDAREDDASVEATDDIDEDEATEGLEETVSQIEVLTSFIPPRVKMTDGLSLGTVDQLPVAVLIHVGDALLHANPEFMRLTGYTSLDALREVGGIEALLQRRELEEKAAGSGTMMLVKADDSLVPVTARLQSVRWEDANALMLALMPVEGKEEGRSDTGRSGGRTEARPERMVEKVAKLQVEVEELRSILETATDGVVVIGTEGDIRSMNRSASALFNYDEQETRGKPFVMLFAHESQKAVLDYLHGLSGHGVASVLNDGREVIGREAAGGFVPLFMTMGQLTSSNGYCAVIRDITQWKRTEDELRNAKGAAETANAHKTDFLARVSHEIRTPLNAIIGFSDMMAGERFGPIGHPRYIEYANDIGRSGRHVLDIVNDLLDISKIEAGEMDLDFAAVGLNEAVSEAVALVQPQANGQRVIIRTALSHAVPEVVADLRSIKQIALNILSNAIRFTPSGGQIVVSTSYEANGSVVLRVRDTGIGMTRSELDQAMKPFRQVSSTQSRHRGDGTGLGLPLTKAMVDANRAVFSINSAPNEGTLVEITFPSQRVLAG, encoded by the coding sequence ATGCCCGCAGTCCAATATCCGTTCATCGATATCGCCGTGCATGCGCGGGTGCGGGAACGTTTTTCACGCGGCGAAGCGATGGTGCTGTTTTCGGCCGACCTTGCCCGCCTACTCTGGGCGAACGGTGCGGGTGCCGAACTTTTCGGCCATGCAGCCGTCTATGATCTGCTCGATCAGGGCGTCGATCGCACCGACATCACCTTCCGCCAGCTGGAAACGGCGGCGCGCCAGCTTGCCGATATCGGTGACCACAGAAGCCTGATGATCCGCGTCGCCAAGGGCTTTCAGCGTGTGCAGGTGCAGGCGGCGGCCGAACTGATCCGGCTCTCGTCAGGCGAAAAGGCCATGCTGTTTTCGGTGCCGGTCTCGGCAAAGCCGTTGACGTCAGGCGCTTCGGCGGCCCAGATGCTGCAGGGGCTCGATGACCCCGACACCCATATGGCCGTGATCGGCGCCGATGGCGACGTCATCGCCGCCTCGCCGGGCTTTGCCTCGCTCGGGATTTCCGCGCAGACGGCAAAGACCTTGATCAACCTTGCCGGCGCGCATCCCGACCGGCTGGTGAAGCGACCCGTTGCCACCGGCAGAGGCAATCTTCCGGCAGCCGTCGGCAAGCTCAGCGACGAGCCGGCGCTCAACCTGCTCTTTGCCGTGGAGACCGCGATCGGCCATCTCGACCCGGTCGACGCGGCCGCGTCAGATCCGATCGATACCCCCGCGCTCGACTTGATTGATGCGCCCGTGCAGGAAGACAGCGTGCCGCCGGCCGAAGACTTCCGTGACGAGCCTGTTGCCGCCACAGGCTTTACCGAGATCATCGAGGCCGTCTCGGGGATCGAGGAAGTCGAGGAAACGCTCGAGGACATTACCGGCGAAAACGACCAGCCGGCGGAAAGCACAGCGGCAACAGCAGACGAGATGGCCGACGAAGCCGGTCTCCCCGAAGATGCCAAGCCGGAAAGCGACGCTGGCGTGATCGACAGCAGCGCGGATGAGGCCCACGAGCCTGCCGCGATCATCGAGGACGACCTTGCCTCCATCACGGCGACGGCGGAACCGCCTGTTGAAGCCGGCGAGGCGCCTGTCGAAGAGGCGCCGGAAGCGGTTCACGAAGAGCCCGTCGTCGCACCGCCTATGGTCGCCGACGCCTCCCCTGCCCCTGAGCTTGCGGCTGCGCCCGGCTTCGTCTTCAGGCCGAACAGCCGCGCCACGCGCTTCGTCTGGAAGATCGATGCCGAGGGCCGGTTCAACGAAGTCAGCCACGAATTTGCCGAGGCCGTCGGTCCGCATGCCTCCGAGATTATTGGTTCCGCCTTCGGCGACGTCGCCGCCCTCTTCAATCTCGATCCCGACGGCAAGCTTGCCGAGGCGCTCGCCCGCCGCGACACATGGTCGGGCAAAACCATTCTCTGGCCGGTCGAAGGCACAAGCCTCGTCGTTCCCGTCGATCTGGCGGCGCTGCCGACCTATACCCGCAACCGCGACTTCGACGGTTTCCGCGGCTTCGGCGTCGTCCGGCTTTCCGATGCGCAGGAAGATCCGCTGGCGCTCGGCCTGACGCTCGGCCCGGATGGGGTCGGCCATGATGCGGCAAGCCTCGGCCCGGTGCCCGAGACCGTTGCCGAGGCGGCACACGAGGTGCCGGCAGCGCAGGAAGAAGTCCCGAGCGAACCCGCCCTGCCGGATGAGGTCGAGGACCAGGCGCCTGCAGTAAGCGAGCCGCAGCCGGAGACGGAGCCAGCACCCGAGCAGATTGCCGCCGAACAGGCGTCCATCGTGCAGGCGTCCGACGAACCGCCTTTCCAGCCAAGCGCTTCAGAAACAGCAGACGATAGCGCCGAGTCCGGCGATATCTCCGCCGTCGAACCGACAGCGGAAATGTCGAACGAGCCGCCGGCGCTTCGCATTTCGGAAACGCCCAATCGCCGTTTCTCCGACAAGATCGTTCAGCTCCATAACAGCGGCGCCGCATTGACGGCCGCCGAACAGGCCAATTTCCGCGAGATCGCCAAGCGTCTCGAGGCTTTCGGCGCCAGCAAGGACGAACCTGCTGGACCGGGACGGAGTGACCCCGCCGCCACGGAAACGGCGAGCTTTGAAGAGGCTTCTGGGGCCGAAGACCTCAAGGCCGAAACACCCATTGCCGACAAGGCGGAAGCGCCGTCGCTCGAGGAGATCGCGCCGCAGGAAGCGATTTTCGAGAATGCCGCCGACGCCCAGCGCGACGACGACGCTCGCGAGGACGATGCCAGTGTCGAGGCGACTGACGACATAGATGAGGACGAAGCGACGGAAGGGCTGGAGGAGACGGTCAGCCAGATCGAGGTTCTGACAAGCTTCATCCCGCCGCGCGTCAAGATGACGGACGGGCTTTCGCTGGGAACGGTCGACCAGTTGCCGGTCGCGGTGCTTATCCATGTCGGCGATGCGCTGCTCCATGCCAATCCGGAATTCATGCGGCTGACCGGCTACACCTCGCTCGACGCATTGCGCGAGGTCGGCGGCATCGAAGCCCTGCTGCAGCGCCGCGAACTCGAGGAAAAGGCCGCAGGCTCCGGCACCATGATGCTGGTCAAGGCCGACGACAGCCTGGTGCCGGTGACGGCGCGGCTGCAATCGGTGCGCTGGGAAGACGCCAACGCGCTGATGCTGGCGCTGATGCCGGTGGAAGGCAAGGAAGAGGGCCGCAGCGATACAGGCCGTTCCGGGGGCCGGACAGAAGCGCGGCCCGAGCGGATGGTCGAAAAGGTCGCCAAACTGCAGGTCGAAGTGGAGGAGCTGCGCTCGATCCTGGAAACGGCGACCGACGGCGTCGTCGTCATCGGCACGGAGGGCGACATCCGCTCGATGAACCGGTCGGCGAGCGCGCTTTTCAATTACGACGAGCAGGAGACGCGCGGCAAACCCTTCGTCATGCTGTTTGCCCATGAGAGCCAGAAGGCGGTACTCGACTATCTCCACGGCCTCTCCGGCCATGGCGTCGCCAGTGTGTTGAACGACGGGCGCGAAGTGATCGGCCGCGAGGCCGCCGGCGGCTTCGTGCCGCTGTTCATGACGATGGGTCAGCTCACCTCCTCCAACGGCTATTGTGCCGTCATCCGCGATATCACCCAGTGGAAGCGCACCGAGGACGAGCTGCGCAACGCCAAGGGCGCGGCCGAAACCGCCAATGCCCACAAGACCGATTTTCTCGCCCGCGTCAGCCACGAGATCCGCACGCCGCTCAACGCCATCATCGGCTTTTCCGACATGATGGCCGGCGAACGCTTCGGGCCGATCGGCCATCCGCGTTATATCGAATATGCCAACGACATCGGCCGCTCCGGCCGGCACGTGCTCGATATCGTCAACGACCTGCTCGATATTTCGAAGATCGAGGCGGGCGAGATGGATCTCGATTTTGCCGCCGTCGGCCTCAACGAGGCGGTCTCCGAGGCGGTCGCCCTGGTGCAGCCGCAGGCAAACGGCCAGCGCGTCATCATCCGCACAGCGCTGTCGCATGCGGTGCCCGAGGTCGTGGCGGATCTGCGCTCGATCAAGCAGATCGCGCTCAACATCCTGTCGAACGCCATCCGTTTCACCCCATCCGGCGGGCAGATCGTCGTTTCCACCTCCTATGAGGCGAATGGCAGCGTCGTGCTGAGGGTCCGCGATACAGGCATCGGCATGACGCGCAGCGAACTCGACCAGGCGATGAAACCGTTCCGGCAGGTCTCCTCGACCCAATCGCGCCATCGCGGCGACGGCACCGGGCTCGGCCTGCCGCTGACCAAGGCGATGGTCGATGCCAACCGCGCCGTCTTCTCGATCAATTCGGCGCCGAACGAGGGTACGCTCGTCGAGATCACCTTCCCGTCGCAGCGGGTGTTGGCCGGCTGA
- a CDS encoding phasin: protein MATIKTDDVFSIASFDPSKFAESFRDFAEKGAQQSKDAYAKLKTAGEEAGKTLEATVQTAQAGSVELGLKAIDILRVNSENSLSHFEALLGVKSPAEFFELQTSFIRKQAELTVEQAKSIQETTKQVAEKLAKPSKDAAEKAMASFKVA, encoded by the coding sequence ATGGCTACCATAAAGACCGACGACGTTTTTTCAATCGCTTCTTTCGACCCGTCCAAGTTCGCGGAATCCTTCCGTGATTTCGCCGAAAAAGGCGCTCAGCAGTCCAAAGACGCCTATGCCAAGCTGAAGACCGCTGGCGAAGAAGCCGGCAAGACCCTCGAAGCCACCGTCCAGACGGCACAGGCCGGCAGCGTCGAACTCGGCCTGAAGGCGATCGACATCCTGCGCGTCAATTCCGAGAACTCGCTCTCGCACTTCGAAGCGCTGCTCGGCGTCAAGTCCCCCGCCGAATTCTTCGAGCTGCAGACCTCGTTCATCCGCAAGCAGGCTGAGCTGACCGTCGAGCAGGCGAAGTCGATCCAGGAAACCACCAAGCAGGTTGCCGAAAAGCTCGCAAAGCCCTCCAAGGACGCCGCCGAAAAAGCCATGGCTTCCTTCAAGGTTGCCTGA